A portion of the Halopelagius inordinatus genome contains these proteins:
- a CDS encoding FAD-binding protein → MDEHGSTGAETDVLVVGGGVAGLTAATFTARAGLDTLVVTAGESIVGRNAHLENVPGFPAGVNSRLFAEMLTDQAERNGADVRRGRVTDVEEGGSDDGARFLVTADAEGESRRFGARFVVAASWSDADYLSGLGVDIRDAGSKRYVETAEGGRTNVEGVYAAGRLAETHHQTVVAAGDGANVGLALVHDSEVAYYHDWVTPEGYFTDRGREVPPGCEEIDADERARREAESREVMQEYFAEPHPEPQRTHPSLVDDELGRLDESADD, encoded by the coding sequence ATGGACGAACACGGAAGTACCGGAGCGGAGACGGACGTCCTCGTCGTCGGCGGCGGCGTCGCGGGTCTGACGGCCGCGACGTTCACCGCACGCGCGGGACTCGACACGCTCGTCGTCACGGCCGGTGAGAGCATCGTCGGGCGGAACGCGCACTTAGAGAACGTCCCGGGGTTCCCCGCGGGCGTGAACTCCCGGCTCTTCGCGGAGATGCTGACCGACCAAGCCGAACGGAACGGCGCGGACGTTCGGCGGGGGCGGGTGACCGACGTCGAGGAAGGCGGGAGCGACGACGGCGCGCGCTTTCTCGTGACTGCCGACGCCGAGGGCGAGTCGCGGCGATTCGGCGCGCGGTTCGTCGTCGCCGCCTCGTGGTCTGACGCCGACTACCTCTCGGGACTCGGCGTGGATATTCGCGACGCCGGGAGCAAACGCTACGTCGAGACGGCGGAGGGTGGCCGGACGAACGTCGAGGGCGTCTACGCCGCCGGCCGCCTCGCGGAGACGCACCACCAGACTGTCGTCGCCGCGGGTGACGGCGCGAACGTCGGTCTGGCTCTCGTCCACGACTCCGAGGTGGCGTACTACCACGACTGGGTGACGCCGGAGGGTTACTTCACCGACCGGGGGCGGGAGGTGCCGCCCGGGTGCGAAGAGATAGACGCCGACGAACGCGCCCGCCGCGAGGCGGAGTCCCGTGAGGTGATGCAGGAGTACTTCGCCGAACCCCACCCCGAACCGCAGCGAACCCACCCGAGTCTCGTAGACGACGAACTCGGGCGATTAGACGAGAGCGCGGACGACTGA
- the trkA gene encoding Trk system potassium transporter TrkA gives MRVVIVGAGQVGSSIAADLHGAHEVVVVDSDPERTEELNYSLDVLAVTGDGTSVSTLEEAGVADADMVIASTDDDETNIVLCSTAKAISDAFTIARVKNTEYLRTWQRSEKAFGIDFMVCTNLLAAESIVRVIGLPAARDVDPFAGGSVQMAEFEVGEDSPVADITVREADRFDELTFAAILRDGNVEIPRGETRIQSGDRVVVIGTPPSVREFGESIAPDETPGTAEEVVIIGGSEIGYHVARLLEERGFKPRLIERDDARARKLAEDLPRTVVMQSDARDMDFLEREHVGDADLLVAAVDSDEKNLLVSLLAKRLGVERTVAVINTTEYVDLFEAVGVDVGINPREVVAEEIIRFTLEGGAENVALIESNKAEVLEIEVDDESTLANRPIEESVAELPESVVIGAITRNDEFITPRGATVVEPGDHVVLFAATEVVDLIAPKL, from the coding sequence GTGCGCGTAGTCATCGTCGGTGCCGGCCAAGTCGGGTCGAGCATCGCCGCCGACCTCCACGGGGCACACGAGGTCGTCGTCGTCGACAGCGACCCGGAGCGAACGGAGGAGTTGAACTACTCGCTCGACGTTCTGGCCGTGACCGGTGACGGCACGTCCGTCTCGACGCTCGAAGAGGCGGGCGTCGCCGACGCCGACATGGTCATCGCCTCGACGGACGACGACGAGACGAACATCGTTCTCTGCTCGACCGCGAAGGCGATAAGCGACGCGTTCACCATCGCTCGGGTGAAAAACACCGAGTACTTGCGGACGTGGCAGCGGTCCGAGAAGGCGTTCGGCATCGACTTCATGGTCTGTACGAATCTGTTGGCCGCCGAGTCTATCGTCCGCGTCATCGGCCTCCCCGCCGCGCGCGACGTCGACCCCTTCGCGGGCGGGAGCGTCCAGATGGCCGAGTTCGAGGTCGGCGAAGACAGCCCCGTCGCGGACATCACCGTCCGCGAAGCCGATCGATTCGACGAACTCACCTTCGCGGCCATCCTCCGGGACGGGAACGTCGAGATTCCGCGCGGAGAGACGCGAATCCAGTCGGGCGACCGCGTCGTCGTCATCGGGACGCCCCCGAGCGTTCGGGAGTTCGGCGAGTCGATCGCGCCCGACGAGACGCCCGGGACCGCAGAGGAGGTGGTCATCATCGGCGGGTCCGAGATCGGCTACCACGTCGCTCGCCTCCTCGAAGAACGCGGCTTCAAGCCGCGACTCATAGAACGCGACGATGCGCGGGCGCGGAAACTCGCCGAAGACCTGCCTCGGACCGTCGTGATGCAGAGCGACGCGAGAGATATGGACTTTCTCGAACGAGAACACGTCGGCGACGCCGACCTCCTCGTCGCGGCGGTGGACTCAGACGAGAAGAACCTCCTCGTGTCGCTACTGGCCAAGCGACTCGGCGTCGAACGGACCGTCGCCGTCATCAACACCACGGAGTACGTCGATCTCTTCGAGGCCGTCGGCGTCGACGTCGGAATCAACCCGCGGGAAGTCGTCGCCGAGGAGATAATTCGCTTCACGCTCGAAGGCGGCGCGGAGAACGTCGCTCTCATCGAGTCGAACAAGGCGGAAGTGCTCGAAATCGAAGTCGACGACGAGAGCACCCTCGCGAACCGACCAATCGAGGAGTCGGTCGCCGAACTCCCCGAGAGCGTCGTCATCGGCGCGATAACTCGCAACGACGAGTTCATCACGCCGCGCGGAGCCACCGTCGTCGAACCGGGCGACCACGTCGTGCTCTTTGCCGCCACCGAGGTGGTAGATCTGATCGCGCCGAAACTCTGA
- a CDS encoding DUF7551 domain-containing protein has protein sequence MVGGTLRDIREHVETLSSEGGRFAVVCGRTGREPVPAAGVRFDDRETAAEAAEASSEYRSVLRRYDPQVQYLDPLVHEVTDGPVGPLESESGDVRARYFSFCHDVAGAVFEALSRTGHREVESATMETYLTLAEVVSNRDDFCLTMLWSMTSELDVRLEPREQARVVCAAADNLSPTRERAVGDADPSPDEAVESTMARLSSASFVGDYRVESCRGDEAWDVSFGDYALAERTGRLPTLPLAVELVRRVRDRTVRFTDATVLSDCRWRLRVETDRERPEGLTSLTASDDGYLNDVDYHL, from the coding sequence ATGGTCGGCGGAACGCTGCGAGATATCCGCGAACACGTCGAGACGCTGTCCTCGGAGGGCGGACGGTTCGCGGTCGTCTGCGGTCGGACGGGGCGAGAGCCGGTACCGGCGGCGGGCGTTCGGTTCGACGACAGAGAGACGGCCGCGGAGGCGGCGGAGGCGTCCTCGGAGTACCGGTCGGTCCTCCGGCGCTACGACCCGCAGGTGCAGTATCTCGACCCGTTGGTCCACGAAGTGACGGACGGCCCCGTCGGTCCGCTCGAATCGGAGTCCGGCGACGTTCGCGCGCGGTACTTCTCTTTCTGTCACGACGTGGCGGGCGCGGTGTTCGAGGCGCTCTCTCGGACGGGCCACAGAGAGGTCGAATCGGCGACGATGGAGACGTACCTGACGCTCGCGGAGGTCGTATCGAACCGCGACGACTTCTGTCTCACAATGCTGTGGAGCATGACGAGCGAACTCGACGTGCGCCTCGAACCGCGAGAACAGGCGAGGGTCGTCTGCGCCGCCGCCGACAATCTCTCGCCGACCCGCGAGAGGGCGGTCGGTGACGCGGACCCGTCTCCGGACGAGGCCGTCGAATCGACGATGGCCCGCCTGTCGTCGGCGTCGTTCGTCGGCGACTACCGCGTCGAGTCCTGTCGCGGGGACGAGGCGTGGGACGTCTCGTTCGGCGACTACGCACTCGCCGAACGGACCGGCCGACTCCCGACGCTGCCGCTTGCGGTCGAGTTGGTCCGCCGCGTCCGCGACCGGACCGTGCGGTTCACCGACGCGACTGTGCTCTCGGACTGTCGGTGGCGCCTCCGCGTCGAGACGGACAGAGAGCGTCCCGAGGGTCTCACGAGCCTCACCGCGTCCGACGACGGCTACCTCAACGACGTAGACTACCACCTCTGA
- a CDS encoding cation:proton antiporter, with translation MSDIASLRPMAAVLAAAVGIVAIVASRRRPNVREGFTVLSALSTFAIVASMVPGILSGTAYVTDLGAFVPGVRFVLRADPLGTIFALLASFLWIITSFYSVGYMRGLDEHAQTRYFAAFAGSVSAAVGVAFASNLIVLYVFYELLTVATYPLVTHDQTAEARRAGRKYLLYTFGGGVAVLAGTALVFWSTGTVDFAAGGIAALAEADPVVARAAFALLTAGFGVKAALMPVHSWLPDAMVAPTPVSGLLHAVAVVKSGVFGISRVVLDVFGPETVSDLGVGLPLAAIAAFTVLTASVMALRQDNLKRRLAYSTVSQLSYIVLGLGLLSPAALVGGLLHIPAHAFMKLTLFFCAGAIHVETHTDDISDMAGIGRRMPVTMAAFGVASLGMAGLPLVAGFVSKWYLLIGSIEAGQVVFAFVLLGSGLLNIAYFWPIVYQAFFQTPDDTDAKPVIESPFGGRRNVESSPSATADGGTPRPDGGTPKETPDADDDGGYAVDRYPSDHVRDDADGHGPAGRQTESDDADDSDVRGQGATEEAHGAHDDHHHGGPPPGGWERRAFGKESTWFMLAPISTAATGAVALGIAPYTFVFLALVERVVAGATGVAF, from the coding sequence ATGAGCGATATCGCATCACTAAGACCGATGGCCGCGGTTCTCGCCGCCGCCGTCGGTATCGTCGCAATCGTCGCATCGCGCCGCAGACCGAACGTTCGAGAGGGTTTTACCGTCCTCTCTGCGCTCTCTACGTTCGCAATCGTCGCGAGCATGGTTCCGGGCATCCTCTCGGGGACGGCCTACGTCACGGACCTCGGAGCGTTCGTCCCCGGCGTGCGGTTCGTCCTTCGGGCGGACCCGCTCGGAACCATCTTCGCGCTACTCGCGAGTTTCCTCTGGATCATCACCAGTTTCTACAGCGTCGGATACATGCGCGGACTGGACGAACACGCCCAGACGCGTTACTTCGCCGCGTTCGCAGGCAGCGTCAGCGCCGCCGTCGGCGTCGCGTTCGCCTCGAACCTCATCGTCCTCTACGTCTTCTACGAACTGCTGACGGTGGCGACGTACCCGCTCGTCACTCACGACCAGACCGCCGAGGCCCGCCGCGCCGGTCGGAAGTACCTCTTGTACACGTTCGGCGGCGGCGTCGCCGTCCTCGCCGGAACGGCACTCGTCTTTTGGTCCACCGGCACCGTCGACTTCGCGGCGGGCGGCATCGCCGCCCTCGCTGAGGCCGACCCGGTGGTCGCCCGCGCCGCGTTCGCGCTTCTGACGGCCGGATTCGGCGTGAAAGCCGCGCTCATGCCCGTTCACTCGTGGCTCCCGGACGCGATGGTCGCGCCGACGCCCGTTTCGGGACTGCTCCACGCGGTGGCCGTCGTGAAAAGCGGCGTCTTCGGAATCTCGCGCGTCGTCTTGGACGTGTTCGGCCCCGAAACCGTCTCGGACCTCGGCGTCGGCCTCCCGCTTGCGGCCATCGCCGCGTTCACCGTCCTGACTGCGAGCGTCATGGCGCTCCGACAGGACAACCTCAAGCGCCGACTCGCCTACTCGACCGTGAGTCAACTGTCGTACATCGTCCTCGGGTTGGGGCTTCTCTCTCCGGCGGCACTCGTCGGCGGACTGCTCCACATCCCGGCGCACGCGTTCATGAAACTCACCCTGTTCTTCTGTGCGGGCGCGATTCACGTCGAGACGCACACCGACGACATCAGCGACATGGCGGGTATCGGACGGCGCATGCCGGTGACGATGGCCGCCTTCGGGGTGGCTAGCCTCGGAATGGCCGGACTCCCCCTCGTCGCCGGATTCGTCAGCAAGTGGTACCTCCTCATCGGGAGCATCGAGGCCGGACAGGTGGTGTTCGCGTTCGTCCTCCTCGGGTCCGGCCTCCTGAACATCGCGTACTTCTGGCCCATCGTCTATCAGGCGTTCTTCCAGACGCCCGACGACACGGACGCCAAACCGGTCATCGAGTCGCCGTTCGGCGGACGGCGGAACGTCGAGTCGTCGCCGTCGGCCACGGCCGACGGTGGGACGCCGCGGCCGGACGGAGGGACGCCCAAGGAGACGCCGGACGCCGACGACGACGGCGGTTACGCGGTAGACCGGTATCCGAGCGACCACGTTCGGGACGACGCCGACGGACACGGTCCGGCGGGCCGTCAGACGGAGTCTGACGACGCCGACGACTCTGACGTCCGCGGCCAGGGTGCCACCGAAGAGGCGCACGGCGCACACGACGACCACCACCACGGCGGGCCGCCGCCGGGCGGGTGGGAGCGTCGCGCCTTCGGGAAAGAGAGCACGTGGTTCATGCTCGCTCCGATATCCACCGCCGCCACCGGCGCGGTGGCTCTCGGCATCGCGCCGTACACGTTCGTGTTCCTCGCACTCGTCGAACGCGTCGTCGCCGGCGCGACGGGGGTGGCGTTCTGA
- the coaBC gene encoding bifunctional phosphopantothenoylcysteine decarboxylase/phosphopantothenate--cysteine ligase CoaBC has product MLEGVNVALGVSGSIAAVKVVELAHELRRRGAAVRGVMTESARGIIHPWAVEFATENDVVTEITGRVEHVELCGREGWADVLLLAPATANTVGKVAAAVDDTPVTTCATTALGAGVPVVVAPAMHEPMYDHPGVLDAIDRVESWGVEFVAPRLEEGKAKIATEEAIVTGVARATTDQTLDGKRVVVTSGATAEPIDPVRILTNRASGRTGRAVARACAVRGADVTLVHDGGDVHYADAVSVETSAEMLDATLDAVEGADALVSAAAISDYTVEAAEEKLRSGEPRTLELEPTPKLLDAVREQRPDVAIVGFKAETSGDDESMVEAARRTAARVGLSFVVANDASVMGSAETRTLFVRSDSAREFSGSKEELGARVAEELAGELA; this is encoded by the coding sequence ATGCTCGAAGGCGTCAACGTCGCGTTGGGGGTGTCGGGAAGCATCGCCGCCGTGAAGGTGGTCGAACTGGCCCACGAACTGCGGCGACGGGGGGCGGCCGTCCGCGGAGTGATGACCGAGAGCGCACGGGGAATCATCCACCCGTGGGCCGTCGAGTTCGCCACCGAGAACGACGTCGTCACGGAAATCACCGGCCGCGTCGAACACGTCGAACTCTGCGGGCGCGAGGGGTGGGCGGACGTTCTCTTGCTCGCCCCGGCGACGGCCAACACCGTCGGCAAAGTCGCCGCCGCGGTGGACGACACGCCCGTGACGACCTGTGCGACGACGGCACTCGGCGCGGGCGTCCCCGTCGTCGTCGCCCCCGCGATGCACGAACCGATGTACGACCACCCCGGCGTGTTGGACGCCATAGACCGAGTGGAGTCGTGGGGCGTCGAGTTCGTCGCCCCCAGACTCGAAGAGGGGAAAGCCAAGATAGCCACCGAGGAGGCAATCGTCACCGGCGTCGCCCGCGCGACGACGGACCAGACGCTCGACGGAAAGCGCGTCGTCGTCACGTCGGGGGCCACCGCCGAACCCATCGACCCGGTCCGAATCCTCACGAACCGCGCCTCCGGTCGGACCGGACGGGCCGTCGCCCGCGCGTGCGCCGTCCGCGGCGCGGACGTGACACTCGTCCACGACGGCGGCGACGTGCACTACGCCGACGCCGTCTCCGTCGAGACGAGCGCCGAGATGCTCGACGCGACGCTCGACGCCGTCGAGGGGGCGGACGCGCTCGTCTCTGCGGCGGCTATCTCCGACTACACCGTCGAAGCCGCCGAGGAGAAACTCCGGTCGGGCGAACCGCGGACGCTCGAACTCGAACCGACGCCGAAACTCCTCGACGCGGTCCGCGAGCAACGCCCCGACGTCGCTATCGTCGGGTTCAAAGCCGAAACCTCGGGCGACGACGAGTCGATGGTCGAGGCGGCGCGCCGGACGGCGGCGCGGGTCGGTCTCTCCTTCGTCGTCGCCAACGACGCGAGCGTGATGGGGAGCGCAGAGACGCGGACGCTTTTCGTCCGGTCGGATTCCGCGCGGGAGTTCTCGGGGTCGAAAGAAGAACTCGGCGCGCGCGTCGCCGAAGAACTCGCCGGAGAACTGGCGTGA
- a CDS encoding Na(+)/H(+) antiporter subunit D translates to MASALTLLPPAFVVLAVALVMPLLPRRLGHGLGVLATGGVAVWSYLAPAGTHLPVTFLGFDAVLFNVDDFSRLMGIIFGLIAAAAVLYSYSAAARNLQTAYALGYVGTSLGAVFAGDWLTMIFFWELMAVTSTLLVWDYGGEAVRAGYRYAIYHALGGSLFMAAIVWQYVEVGSFLFTAAEGIVPGIPAALAAVGIGVNVGFVGLHTWLPDTYPRPHVAASVFLSVYTTKTGVYGMARAFPDGHLLIAYMGAAMAMVGVVYALLQNDMRRLLSYHIQSQVGYMVAGVGIGTALATAGAFAHVFNHILYKALLFMTAGVVVARADEENLKYLGGLRGALPLTALAFTVAALSISGFPGFNGFVSKGMITAAAHKEHLDGVYYILLAAGVGTFMSFIKFGYYAFFRGTDRNWATVERAANGQVLAMLGVAALCVVFGLYPDALFSILPGSTADAHPFTLSHIGEGFALAALGVVGFAVLKKPLSKIGAVPDVDAIINPAAFYGTRTLVRGVTDLYAAVDRVVAGGSYAVAGSVSNPYPALRRTAAAFSRDGADDIGPGSLRATIATSILLVVLVLAAALVSLLG, encoded by the coding sequence ATGGCGTCTGCGCTGACGCTGCTTCCGCCCGCGTTCGTCGTGTTGGCGGTTGCGCTCGTCATGCCGCTACTTCCGCGTCGCCTCGGCCACGGACTCGGCGTCCTCGCTACCGGCGGCGTCGCCGTCTGGTCGTACCTCGCCCCGGCGGGGACGCACCTCCCGGTGACGTTCCTCGGCTTCGACGCCGTGCTGTTCAACGTCGACGACTTCTCTCGGCTGATGGGCATCATCTTCGGACTCATCGCCGCCGCCGCCGTCCTCTACTCGTACTCCGCCGCGGCGCGCAACCTCCAGACTGCGTACGCCCTCGGGTACGTCGGTACGAGTCTCGGCGCCGTCTTCGCGGGCGACTGGCTGACGATGATCTTCTTTTGGGAACTGATGGCCGTCACGAGCACACTCCTGGTGTGGGACTACGGCGGGGAAGCCGTCCGCGCGGGGTACCGCTACGCCATCTACCACGCCCTCGGCGGCAGTCTGTTCATGGCCGCCATCGTCTGGCAGTACGTCGAAGTCGGGTCGTTCCTCTTCACCGCCGCCGAGGGAATCGTCCCCGGCATCCCCGCCGCACTCGCGGCGGTCGGTATCGGCGTCAACGTCGGGTTCGTCGGCCTGCACACGTGGCTTCCCGACACCTACCCCCGACCGCACGTCGCCGCCAGCGTCTTCCTCTCCGTCTACACGACGAAGACGGGCGTCTACGGGATGGCGCGGGCGTTCCCCGACGGCCACCTCCTCATCGCCTACATGGGTGCGGCGATGGCGATGGTCGGCGTCGTCTACGCCCTCCTTCAAAACGACATGCGGCGACTCCTCTCGTATCACATCCAATCGCAGGTGGGGTACATGGTCGCCGGCGTCGGTATCGGAACCGCACTCGCTACCGCGGGCGCGTTCGCTCACGTCTTCAACCACATCCTCTACAAGGCGCTTCTGTTCATGACGGCGGGCGTCGTCGTCGCGCGCGCGGACGAGGAGAACCTGAAGTACCTGGGCGGACTCCGCGGCGCGCTTCCGTTGACCGCACTCGCGTTCACCGTCGCCGCGCTCTCTATCAGCGGCTTCCCCGGCTTCAACGGCTTCGTCAGCAAGGGGATGATAACGGCCGCCGCGCACAAGGAGCATCTGGACGGCGTCTACTACATCCTCTTGGCCGCCGGTGTCGGGACGTTCATGTCGTTCATCAAGTTCGGCTACTACGCGTTCTTCCGCGGCACCGACCGCAACTGGGCCACCGTCGAACGCGCCGCGAACGGGCAGGTCCTCGCGATGCTCGGCGTCGCGGCCCTCTGTGTCGTCTTCGGGCTCTACCCCGACGCGCTGTTCTCCATTCTCCCCGGTAGCACGGCCGACGCCCACCCGTTCACGCTGAGTCACATCGGCGAGGGCTTCGCACTCGCGGCGCTCGGCGTCGTCGGCTTCGCCGTCCTGAAGAAACCGCTGTCGAAGATAGGCGCGGTTCCGGACGTGGACGCGATTATCAACCCCGCGGCGTTCTACGGCACGCGAACGCTCGTCCGCGGGGTCACGGACCTCTACGCCGCCGTGGACCGAGTCGTCGCGGGCGGGTCGTACGCCGTCGCGGGGTCGGTGTCGAACCCCTACCCGGCGCTTCGCCGGACCGCCGCGGCGTTCTCTCGCGACGGTGCCGACGACATCGGTCCGGGCTCGCTTCGCGCGACTATCGCGACGAGCATCCTCCTCGTCGTGTTGGTGTTGGCCGCGGCCCTCGTCAGCCTCCTCGGCTGA
- a CDS encoding outer membrane protein assembly factor BamB family protein: MPSRRDVLGAGGAVCLGALSGCLGRTYAAPETPRGEWRTARRDARNAASAADATPPADPSVAWSRSFGARSHVESVLVGRDAVYAVGPTTTAMLDPTTGETRETTGGAGQTPADGVTRVAALGDDSLYTADGTAVRAFDAAGNPRWETRHPGLPDGAVTRVYGLLPTDDGVLCGTHGGVAAFDAGDGTHRWTFGDGGLGGFYPAVADGRAYVCSPGPTYALSRPSPLGALFGGGPKVAWERGSPGPGTWPVVADGRVLVGDGGLTTRANRSHSLSAFDTDGEGGWTSSADGSVVGLAASEEKSLAVAVRFDAVSGEGRVVALDVATGDEQWSRADVDITDDFLGSVAVAGDACLVAGYSRASENPVRALDAATGETRWHRTVEGDVTAVVPAGKRVYAATALGTLVAFA; this comes from the coding sequence ATGCCCTCCAGACGCGATGTCCTCGGTGCGGGCGGTGCGGTCTGTCTCGGCGCGCTTTCGGGCTGTCTGGGTCGGACGTACGCCGCCCCCGAGACGCCGCGCGGCGAGTGGCGAACCGCCCGTCGCGACGCCCGCAACGCGGCATCGGCCGCCGACGCGACGCCGCCTGCCGACCCCTCCGTCGCCTGGTCGCGGTCGTTCGGTGCCCGGTCGCACGTCGAGTCCGTCCTCGTCGGCCGCGACGCCGTCTACGCGGTCGGACCGACGACGACGGCGATGCTCGACCCGACGACGGGAGAGACGCGGGAGACGACCGGCGGCGCGGGACAGACGCCCGCGGACGGCGTCACTCGCGTCGCGGCACTCGGAGACGACTCGCTGTACACCGCGGACGGAACCGCGGTTCGGGCGTTCGACGCGGCGGGGAACCCGCGTTGGGAGACGCGCCACCCGGGACTCCCCGACGGCGCCGTCACCCGGGTGTACGGGCTTTTGCCGACAGACGACGGAGTGCTGTGCGGCACCCACGGCGGCGTCGCCGCCTTCGACGCCGGCGACGGGACGCACCGGTGGACGTTCGGCGACGGCGGGTTGGGTGGGTTCTACCCCGCCGTGGCCGACGGGCGCGCCTACGTCTGCTCTCCCGGACCGACGTACGCCCTCTCTCGGCCGTCTCCGCTCGGCGCTCTGTTCGGCGGTGGGCCGAAGGTGGCGTGGGAACGCGGGTCGCCCGGACCGGGAACGTGGCCGGTCGTCGCCGACGGTCGAGTGTTGGTCGGCGACGGGGGACTCACGACCCGAGCGAATCGGTCTCACAGTCTGTCCGCCTTCGATACCGACGGCGAGGGCGGGTGGACGTCGTCGGCCGACGGGTCCGTCGTCGGACTCGCCGCCTCCGAGGAGAAGTCGCTCGCCGTCGCGGTTCGGTTCGACGCCGTCTCCGGAGAGGGACGCGTCGTCGCCCTCGACGTCGCGACGGGCGACGAACAGTGGTCGCGCGCGGACGTGGACATCACGGACGACTTCCTCGGATCCGTCGCCGTCGCGGGAGACGCCTGCCTCGTGGCGGGATACTCGCGGGCGTCCGAGAACCCCGTCCGCGCCCTCGACGCCGCGACGGGCGAGACGCGGTGGCACAGAACCGTCGAGGGCGACGTCACCGCCGTCGTCCCGGCGGGAAAACGGGTCTACGCCGCTACAGCGCTCGGAACTCTCGTCGCGTTCGCGTGA
- a CDS encoding type II toxin-antitoxin system RatA family toxin, with the protein MDEIVLSTVVYVPPEKAYEFVADFPRYANYSEHLAGVETRRGDGSAGTRYALRFSWWKLDYTVVSEVTELVPPERVEWRIVQNFRARGRWRVEPLDELPPRAPEYAETACRVYFEVSYDPQSAEGNVDLPRFVSLGWVIDKVSPKIESEAEEILERVVEDLEGRKRPVELTVERRDV; encoded by the coding sequence GTGGACGAAATCGTGCTGAGCACCGTCGTTTACGTTCCCCCCGAGAAGGCGTACGAGTTCGTCGCGGACTTCCCGCGGTACGCGAACTACTCGGAGCATCTCGCTGGCGTCGAAACGCGGCGGGGTGACGGGTCGGCGGGGACGCGGTACGCCCTTCGGTTCTCGTGGTGGAAACTCGACTACACGGTCGTCTCGGAGGTGACGGAACTGGTCCCTCCCGAACGGGTCGAGTGGCGCATCGTCCAGAACTTCCGCGCGCGCGGCCGATGGCGGGTCGAACCGCTCGACGAACTGCCGCCGCGCGCGCCAGAGTACGCGGAGACGGCCTGTCGCGTCTACTTCGAGGTGAGCTACGACCCCCAGAGCGCGGAGGGTAACGTCGACCTGCCGCGGTTCGTCTCTCTCGGGTGGGTCATCGACAAGGTCTCGCCGAAGATCGAGTCCGAAGCCGAGGAGATTCTCGAACGCGTGGTCGAGGACCTCGAAGGTCGAAAGCGACCGGTAGAGTTGACCGTCGAACGGCGAGACGTCTGA